The following coding sequences are from one Dreissena polymorpha isolate Duluth1 chromosome 8, UMN_Dpol_1.0, whole genome shotgun sequence window:
- the LOC127840473 gene encoding uncharacterized protein LOC127840473 — MPTSNQALILKKGVLTEDEVRPTSSGHRSGSQCSVPTVVSTLLLDPDCVYDATCHRACCMHAPRFRKESPQKPDAPSGIAARGAVDPQIDNIDWIAPSLHMRSDNIDRIAPSLHMHGDNIDRIAPSLHMRSDNIDRIAPSLHMRSDTPPSIPNAAVFSFRNNANVSQSKIKNG, encoded by the exons ATGCCAACATCCAACCAGGCGCTCATACTTAAGAAAGGCGTACTGACGGAGGATGAAGTGCGACCGACGTCGTCGGGACATCGGTCGGGATCTCAGTGCTCTGTGCCGACAGTTGTGAG TACCCTCTTGCTGGACCCGGACTGCGTGTATGATGCCACCTGCCACCGCGCCTGTTGTATGCATGCACCGCGATTCCGGAAGGAGAGCCCACAGAAACCGGACGCACCTAGCGGGATCGCGGCACGGGGCGCTGTTGATCCTCAGAT tgacaacatcgattggatcgccccaagtctgcacatgcgcagtgacaacatcgaccggatcgccccaagtctgcacatgcatggtgacaacatcgaccgaatcgccccaagtctgcacatgcgcagtgacaacatcgaccggatcgccccgagtctgcacatgcgcagtgacacacCGCCCAGTATTCCGAACGCCGCAGTTTTCAGTTTCCGGAACAACGCAAACGTGTCCCAGTCGAAGATAAAAAATGGTTAA